DNA from Sorex araneus isolate mSorAra2 chromosome 6, mSorAra2.pri, whole genome shotgun sequence:
gggttttttccagattctgactattgtgaacagtgctgcaatgaacatatggtgcagatgtcacttctcaaaaaattagaaattgagctcccatttggcccaacaataccacttctggtaatatatcctggagatgcaaaaaagtatagtaaaagtgacatctgcacctatgtaTGTTCATACagcattttatttcaatttatatatggaaactgataaataaaaacatctcAAAATTAGACACCAATGCATATAGGTATTTTGTATATGACAAAGGTTCTAAAACATTGACAATATAGTGAATAGAAGTGGTCACCTAGaacacatttaaaacaaaataaagttgaaGACATACTTTACATCTAAATTTAAGATAAGTCAATTTAGATAAATACACTAAACACTTAAAACTAATCAATAAAATTCaggataaattattaaaaattatttttgtcttaataTGAAGAAAGATTTTTGAAGCAAAGTCCaaacttcaaataatattaaataagcaTTAGAAAGATGAtaacaaacatttttatattacaaatcattataatcaaaaagaaaattagatgttAGGACATATTGAGAGTTCATAGCATAGATGAAGTACCAATTTCACACTTGTAAAAGTGCCTGTAAAATGAGTAAAGTCCATGAAGCTAATAGAAAATTGTTATAGTTCATAAATTTACAATATCTAGAAATCAAACATGGCTCTTAAACTATGGAAAAGTAAGAAACTAAagttataattacatttttaatattagatGTAGATGAAATGAATGCCACTACTTGATTGATAGGGATGACTTGACTCTCAATGGAATGTATGTATGACTGAGATAGAGTCTCCAGTCATAGCTCCTGGGTGGTCAGCTTCTCCCCACGAGGGCTCCTTTCACTTTCCTCCACTTCAGGAAAGTCCTGCAAAGCCCTCTGTAGTGTCAACTTGAGGATTTGTCGCTGCCGCCGTTGCCTCTTTTGTCTAAAAGagccaacaaagaaataaatgatgggGTTGGCACAGCTGTTAACGCAAGCCAGGACTTCTGGGGTTTCCTTAGCATGTAGGAAGTTGTTCACATCATATTCGAAGAACACACCAAGAAACCACTCAATTCCCCAGGCCAAGCCACAGAGGAGGAAGACGAGTACCGTGAGCCCAATAGTCACATACAGCCTGGTCAGCCTTATCTGCTGGGAGCCACACAGCATTCTGAGCAGGAGGGTCAAGCTGGAACCAACAAGAAGCACCAGTAAGACCAGCAGCCATATGCAGATGATGCTATCAAATAGCAGGCACATATAACCATCTACGTTCCAATGCAGTAAGCCACAGTACATTCCTTCCAATATGCTCAGCAATAGGCACAGAACCCAGAGCAGGGCACAAATGACAGCTGACATGTGTTTGGGACGGTGGCAGCGGTACCAGATGGGCCACAGGACCAACAGGCAGCGCTCGGTGCTAATAGCACTGAGAATGCTCAGGCCTGCAATGTAGGCAAAGAAAAACATAGTGGCTAAAAGTTCAGGGATGTCAAAGAAGACGGAGCTAAAGGAGTTGATGAGTCTCTGGAGGGAGAATACAGTGCGGATGGAGAGGTAAAGAAAATCAGCTCCGGCCAAGTTGAGGATGTAGATGGAGAAAGCGTTCCTCTGTATCTGGAAGCCCAGGAGCCAGAGCACGACTGcatttcctgccagccccaccagggcaAGGATGACCATCAGAAAGTCCTGGGTTGTGGTTTCTGTATCAAAACTTGGAGGAGGGTCCTGCTCACTTTCATCAAGTGTGAAACTAATCCACCAATCTGTGACAGTTGGATCCACATACAGAAACTCTCCATAGGTGCTcctgagaacaaatgaaacaATTATAACCAATCATCACTGATTCTTGTGTTGTGAGGGAATCACTGACCTGAAGTTACAGGGAGAAAAAGAGACTTTGTATCTCATCAGATACATACTCACAGCACTGGGTCCTGGAAATCTAGATTTACATTATTCTTTGTTCTAAAATCTAAGCTCTCTGTACTGCAAAATGGCCCTTCTGCACACATAAGAATGCCATGATCCTAACATCATTATTCATTATCATATCCCACATCATGTCTGCtgttgagaaaaggaaaaaaggtcaGCTGTATGAGAGAGCAACCAAATTCGAGTTGCTACAAATCTGGGACTGAGGTATCCTCCAGGACAGAGAGGCGATCTCTGAT
Protein-coding regions in this window:
- the LOC101556347 gene encoding mas-related G-protein coupled receptor member X2-like produces the protein MTNIRSTYGEFLYVDPTVTDWWISFTLDESEQDPPPSFDTETTTQDFLMVILALVGLAGNAVVLWLLGFQIQRNAFSIYILNLAGADFLYLSIRTVFSLQRLINSFSSVFFDIPELLATMFFFAYIAGLSILSAISTERCLLVLWPIWYRCHRPKHMSAVICALLWVLCLLLSILEGMYCGLLHWNVDGYMCLLFDSIICIWLLVLLVLLVGSSLTLLLRMLCGSQQIRLTRLYVTIGLTVLVFLLCGLAWGIEWFLGVFFEYDVNNFLHAKETPEVLACVNSCANPIIYFFVGSFRQKRQRRQRQILKLTLQRALQDFPEVEESERSPRGEKLTTQEL